ctcatgccttttatccccagaggtaggcagaggcacaataAGTGCACCCATATTCTGCCATGTGTATTCTGTCGCATGATGTGAaaggggcaagcctatcgctatatagAATACAAATTCAAGACTATGGAtgagttattaaaaaagttactaTGTAGAAAAATCCTATGTACCTTTGCCCAACCCAGGAAcagaacccgagacctcaacaatGCAGTCGTAAAACTACAccacaaagacaataaaatatttatatacataataaattacaatcattaaaaaaacttaccTGGAGTCCAAATATCCAATAATCTCAAATATGATCAGCTCAAACATGGTGCAACTGAGTGCAAATGTTACGGAGAATATTAACTGAACAAGTGTGTGGTGCACTTCATAGTCTCGGAACAGCTGCTTCACGAAGAATATCCATCCACCAACAAAGAATATTGTCTGGAAATTGGTAATTGAAAATTGGGTTTAATATACATGGATGAGAATACCTCCTTGCTGAATTTTGGCCACAGCAGTCAATCTCAACTAAGATCAGCGAGGTACATATGTGTGTGTGGGCAATACATatgtgcactttctgttcctttactctcagaTTGGTGGGACAGCAATCGAACATGACCAGAGAGACATCAGGAGACATCATTCTCAGTTAATTTTACAGtcaataaggtttattttggtGCAccatgtaatatatatttattctgtgCCCACacttaacaaaatcaaacaaacaTATCAAGCCCGTAGTGATAAAagagtcccatgatgtgataggtggcaaGCATATCACCATATCTAGCTCTAGACTGTGGGCATCTctacatattattgtattactaCCAATTCTAGTCGGAAAGCAggtttacaaaatgtttttctcaaaatatgttgcagttaattgtaaattttataacatcttaaaatgtaaccttttattttcattataaccaTGTAATACTTAGATAAATCTTACGTATTTTACATTCTTATTAGATATAGTGAATTAGAATTGTACTTATTCAAAACCAATTACAAGAATTTTGTCGGCAATCGGGAAATCTAACCAAAATATAACCTCCACGTAACGTTTATTCAAATACCTACCTGGGATATCAAAATTATCAACGTATCTTCTAGGAAACTCATTTTGAATAGCtaccatataatatattatatcaagaaACGATTTACAATTTTCATTTTCTCGTATTTGcacaataaaaactgttttgttgACATCTGCAAATTGCAAAATCGTTTTGACTTTTACGTTCCATATCAGTAAAGTTAAAAGTTGTAATTCTTCACATgaaaaattacaacataattaTGGTACTGTGTTTATAAGCATACAAAAAAGATAGAGTAACTAAAACGGCAGCAACAAAACACAGTGATTCGCTGGTGATTTAACTCTGTCCACCCGCTCCGTAACGCCCGTCTGCAATAAACAAACAttctatacaaaaaacaaacaaacttccaAATATTTTTCTGGGAAGTGAAACTAAAATCGAGAATAGGGCATTtgactttttattataacttctataaaatatgtacgtctaacatattctaaaacagaagaaatcattgaaatctgttgaAAAATTCACAAGTTATAAACCATTGGAATTTTGTAGTAAGGATGAGGGTCAAATAACAGAAAAGAGGCggaatacttgcatgtgacgtcgcgaacattacgatgcgtgcgaaagaaagaaatgGAACGATTTCCTCACAGATAGTATAACAGTAACCCTTGAAGAATGAAACggaatttcttaaaatttatacCTGTCTGTTTCATTTAATATCATATGATAAATTTGATTgccgttttatttataaaaatgcgcAAAAACTGGGTGTCtgatgtaataaaacaaaaccatataaaatattatactgtttatttACTGCCAGTACAATTCAggttaaatacataattcatgAACTTTGGTTTACCTACAGTAATGTTATTTCAAAGTTCAAATATACAAAGGAAGTCCccaatatatttcttaaatggATAGTTATTGGTacatactattaaaaatacgtatacaaatcttatatgtaaaattaatatttgtttattcttattttgtgTGCAGCTATACCTTTCattaaattgaaatgaaaattttaaatttattatacacttGCATTATAGTACAATGAACTAACTGTACAGAAGAGATAGGAcaactaatttaaaaagaattaaactgtgtctattgttaaaatatattcctCACCTTCTTCACACACTTCTAAATACACTTTACCATCCTCATCAGATTGAGTGCTGTTatcataaaattcatttttacattCATACTGATTTGCTTCATTTTTTTCCTTTCCTAGGGTTACTTTCgcattactaattttattttcatcagaTTTTGGTTTTTCACCTCCCGTAACTTTATTTTCATCATTTTCATGCGTCTTTTTatgcttttgtaaaaacgatACTGAAGTGAATTTGCTATGGCATACATCACATTCTAAAGTTGCACCTTGATGATGCCGTTTTATATGCTCTGATCTTCTGGATGCAGAGAGGAATCGGCAGTTACACTCTGAACACTTGTATGGGCGTTCGcctgtgtgcgtgcgtgtgtggtACAGCAATGACTCTTTAGTGACAAACTTCCCACCACAAATAGAGCAACTATAATTTCTTTCCTTTGTATGTTTGACAATGTGCGCTTTTAATCTACTCTGAGCCCAAAATTTTTTACCGCACCACTCACATATATGAGCTTTATAATTCCCATGCTCGTATTGTATATGAACTCGCAATGACACTTTCTGTGTGtactttttattacagtaatcgCATGTAAGCTTAGCGTCAGATGGGCTAGCTCTAGTTTTCCGTCCACAAACATTCATCTCTTTATGCTTTTTATATGTTGTTTGGTTCTTGTATACCCTGCCACAGTCGGGACACATAATCGCCAAATTGTGGCCCTTTTCATGCATTTTTAATGTATGTCTATTTTTGAAAGTCTTTCCACATTCACTACAAACAATACTACAGTGACTCTCCTTTATATGCGCATCTAAGTACGGTTTTGATCCATAACTACATGGACATTCCGGACACTTGAACTTTTTAGGTGCATGCACCCTAATGTAGTGGCTCTTTAAGCCCCACAAATTGGGGTACACATTAAAACATTCCTTACACTTGATCGACTCAGGATTATTTGGATCTAATAGCATACTCAAAAATTCTGTTTTTCGACTTTTGAACTCTCTTTTCATTTTTAACTCCTTAGTCAATTTTATCTTGCTTGCATTTTCTACTGTTTGAAACCTTTGTAATACATCTTTAGCGTTCTTTGGTACTTGTTCGCAATCATACAACTGCTTACTTGTGAAGTCTTCCATGTTTAATGTGAGGTAAAGTGATTTACTGTTGACATTATCTGTAGTGTGTTCTATGCTGTTAGTCAGGGCTTCTATGCATCTTGCCATGTACTCTGCATTTTGTTCACTTGTCTGTATGAATGTATAACTACTTAGAGTCATTCTTGTACACTTGTCACATATTGTGTCAAAAGTATTTACATATTGGTAGGTctgaaagaataaaattaaattagagaaaatataaaccttaatatatataaacatctAAACTAATGAATAAATACGACTTGGCAAGGCTAGTAATAAGTAAGGATTAAATTAACGGTAGGTAAATGGCTGATACCAATTCAGCTGGTTACTACCGTTTAATCATTACAATCTTAAATTAGTAATGtaactctaaaaataaatggaaCAGACTGTCTGGTCCCCACTTCACTTGCCAGAAAGATACTTAAGAAAAagagggtttttttttataattatcattagccACAGAAATGCCATAATGAACTTTTAGAACAAGCGAGACTAGATACTAgataataaatgtgtttttgacATGTGAAAGGAATAACTTACTTTAGCCCCCAAAACAAATTTCAACACCTCTGAGATCTGCAGCATGTTCTCAGATCCATTTACGTTAACCACTACTTCGTCTTTAATATGAATAGCTTCTTCTTCTGGGCTAATAACATCTAGGCACAAGCAACAGAATtttgtttgattgtttattATGCTATTAAGTATCTTATTAATGGACGACATATTTGCCATCcgtggtaatttatttattaataatatataatgccGGAGACATaaatttatggaaataaattaaaatacacatgAAACATAGCGATTTCTGCTctgcaaaattaaaatgtcattgacaaatgtcaatgtcaaatccaattgtttattgtttttattcgtgAACATCTATGGGCAAAGGTCCACTTTATCTTAAATCCACTTTActtctgtataaaaaataattatgagcGGACTAAATCAGTAGACCCGTAATTATTGCAAGTAGCTATGCACTAGAACTACTATAAAATTGGGCTTTCATACTTaacaatttaatgaaaataggCTCATTTTTATAGgttctatataaattatcttggtCAGAATTTCTGTCGACTAGAAAACCGTTTTTGGGTTTGTCCTTTACTTCTTAAAAAgggttttcttttgtttttattctttctagcatttattatatttgagttggaaaaatacataaaataatcgTAGAAAATG
Above is a window of Manduca sexta isolate Smith_Timp_Sample1 chromosome 2, JHU_Msex_v1.0, whole genome shotgun sequence DNA encoding:
- the LOC115456368 gene encoding zinc finger protein 91, coding for MANMSSINKILNSIINNQTKFCCLCLDVISPEEEAIHIKDEVVVNVNGSENMLQISEVLKFVLGAKTYQYVNTFDTICDKCTRMTLSSYTFIQTSEQNAEYMARCIEALTNSIEHTTDNVNSKSLYLTLNMEDFTSKQLYDCEQVPKNAKDVLQRFQTVENASKIKLTKELKMKREFKSRKTEFLSMLLDPNNPESIKCKECFNVYPNLWGLKSHYIRVHAPKKFKCPECPCSYGSKPYLDAHIKESHCSIVCSECGKTFKNRHTLKMHEKGHNLAIMCPDCGRVYKNQTTYKKHKEMNVCGRKTRASPSDAKLTCDYCNKKYTQKVSLRVHIQYEHGNYKAHICEWCGKKFWAQSRLKAHIVKHTKERNYSCSICGGKFVTKESLLYHTRTHTGERPYKCSECNCRFLSASRRSEHIKRHHQGATLECDVCHSKFTSVSFLQKHKKTHENDENKVTGGEKPKSDENKISNAKVTLGKEKNEANQYECKNEFYDNSTQSDEDGKVYLEVCEEGEEYILTIDTV